The following DNA comes from Candidatus Poribacteria bacterium.
AATTCCCACGAAAACATGTAAACACCGTAAGCGAGTTGATACGGGAAGAACGCCTGCCAACTGCTCGCGACTGCCTTACAAAGTGGATACTTTGCTACGAAAGGTGGATATACGATAACCGCGAGAATCACCACGGGTATCATCAGGAACCACGCTATTCCTGTCACACCCCATCCAAGTTTCTGATGCCCGAGTTGGAACCCATAGTCCTTCAACCGCTCTTTTGTTCCAAATTGCGCAACAAGGACAGGCGCGAGGAGTAAGGTGAGTGCCGTCGTCAGAAACCAGTAATAGTAGGAATGGCTCTCTACCAATGGGAGGTTAAGAAAGTATTCTGCGAAGTGTTGCCTGAAAAAACTCCGTCGGCTGTAATACCTGTGCAACGTTAGCAGGAGCCCAGAAGCCAGTAGGATCACAGTCGCCTGTTGTTCCCAACCGCGTAGATATTTCTCTTTTAAGTTTTGGAGATAGGAATACATCTTGACATCCAGTCTGTTTTGGGGTATTATATCGTGAACAGCACAAATTTGCAATAGCCAGCGAAGGAACAGGATGTTTGCCCCTCATCAGATTCATCGCATTTTAATCATAAGACTTGCGCCACTCGGAGAAACCGTTCTCACAACACCTGTCATTCGTGCCTTACGCCAACACTTTCGAGATGCCTATATCGCTTATATGGTAGCCCCGACACGAGAGGCGTTAGTGTCCGCAAACCCACATCTGAACGAGGTTCTTACGTATCAAACCTCCGTGCCGAAACTCATCTATCAGATGGCTCGACGAAAATTCCAAATGGCGGTTGTGCTGCAGCCGACGTTCCGTCTCGTTCTTCACACATTTCTTGCGAGAATCCCGTTCCGTGTTGGATTCAAAACGAACGCTGGTGGAAAGACATTGCTGAATCTCGCAGTTCCGAATAATACAGCGCAGCATGAAACGGAGCGGTATCTCGATGTGATTCGCGCTTTGGGTATTGAAGCAGGGAACACTCAACCGGAAGTATTTGTGGATAGGGCAGGCAAGGCATGGGTGAACAATTTTCTTGAAGACCGAAAGCTGAATGACGGCAGCCCCATTATCGGGCTCAATCCGGGTGCCGCGACAGTCTATCGCCGATGGCATGCATCAAACTTTGCAACCCTTGCGGATCGCCTCCATGAAACATACGACGCACATATTATTATCACGACTGGACCGCGCGAAGGTGAATTAGCAGATCAGGTGGCGGACGCGATGTCCCATTCACCCGTTATTGTCAATCAGGCGACCCCGATGCAACTGGCGGCACTGCTGCAACGGTGTAATCTCTACATCAGCAACGATACAGGACCGATGCACCTCAGCACGGCTGTAAAAACGCCGACGATTGCCCTGTTCGGTGCCTCTAACCTTATCCAGTGGGCACCGCCGTGGGACCGACACGCCGTGGTCGCGCGCAAAGGGTGTTCGTTTATGAAAATACTGTCGTCCAGAGAATGGGACGCATATCCCGATCGCGCACGCGAAAATCTCGAGGCGATTACCCCAGATACGGTTATGGCAGCAGTTGAGGAACTCACATGGTAAATTCTGAACACACCCCCGTCGAAACATTAGATGCACAACACATCCAAAATTGTCTGACCGACATTCGGGGTAGAATGTATCGGCAGGCACTCCTGCAGACGATCACGTCTACGCTCTTCTGTGGGCTGGTGCTGCTTGTGGTGTTGTTCTTTCTGAACCGAGTGATTCCCCTACCGATCCGAATGTTAAGTGTGAGTGGGGTTATTATTTTTGTCGCGGTGGCTGTCGGTGTATGTCTCAGTGTCAAGCATCGTCAGGATTTAGACGCTGTCGCGCGGGCTGTTGACGAAAAAATGGGACTCAGCGAGCGGCTCGGGACGGCGTTTGGATTGATGCGAACCGATCCCCAAAGTGAATTCGCAGAACTCCAAATTCGAGATGCCGCAGAGACTGCAACAACCTTAGACGTTGTAAACGTAAGCCCGTATCGTCTCCCAAAGTTCCTGAAATTTTTTCCGATTCCGCTGCTGTTGATTGGGCTATCCTTCACTATTCCCCCTTTCTATGAGGTGCCGCAACCCCTGACGCATTCGCAGCAGCAGGCGTTAGATAGAATCATTCAAAACCTTGAAGGAGAACATGTTGAGAATTCGGACTTAAAGCGTCAGATGACCGATACGATGAAAGCGTTGAAAGCGGCATCGAATCTCAACACAGCGCAAAAACATCTCAGCGCCTTAAAAAAAGAGATCCGCACGCAGCGATCAGAACAAACTGCCATTGCTGAAGCAGTAGAAGCGAGTCAAAGTTTTCGCGGTATGGATGCCGACCAACTCGCTGCAGTACTGGAAAACCTCACTGAACAGGCTGCGATACCATCGGAACTCCAAGCGGAACTTATGGAACTCTTTGAACGTTTGGCTGAAGATCTACCAGAGGGTACTCTTGGTGATTCACTGAACCAGATTCAGGGGCAAGCCGTCACACCGGAGACCTTGCAGGACATTATTGCTGCCCTTGAGCAGATGGAAAAGTCGTCCGATCTTGCGGAATTGGAGGCACACCTCACGGCAAACCAAAAGGAACTGGCATTGGCGACTCTTGAAACGCAATCCGCAGGCGGTGGAATTGCGAATAGCGATGGCGGACCTGGACAAGACGCGGGGAGCCGCGAGGTTGAGGGGACTCGTGAAGGTTCGTCAAATTCCGATCCATCCTCAGCATCACAAACAGCCGAATCAGGCGGCATGGCGAGTGAAACAGACCGCCCAGATTCTACCACACCCCTGACAGGTGCGGAAACACCCGCCTTTCAGGTTAACGGAGAAGCACTGACCCTGACGACGGGTGCATCTGGCAATGCGGAAGGTGTTTCTCGTGTCTTTACGGGTGAGGTAACCGACGACGCGCCTGCCTATCTACCCTATGCCGATGTCGTCCTCAACGCGTCGCGTGCGTATGCTGCAGCCGTAGAAAATAACCGTATTCCTGTCCGATATCAGACGCAGATTAAATCCTACTTAGAGGCAATTTCGACAAAAAATGAAAAAGAGCATCATTAAAATTCTCATTACGGTTGGGGTCGTCGCGACTGTCTATCTCGTATTGAGAGCCTACGGCGTAACAGACGACATTCGTTTAGAAAACGTTCCGAAAATCAAAACATGGGTAGAAGGTTTTGGCAGAATTGCGCCCTTAGTCTACATTGGGCTTTATCTGGTATCCACTGTCTTTTTCCTCCCCGGTGCCCCAGTAACTATCTTGGCAGGTTTCGTCTTCGGACCCCTGTGGGGCATCTTTTACGCGTCCGTGGCTTCGATTATCTCTGTCTCTGTTGCTTTTCTAATTGCCCGCTACGTTGCTCGCGACCTCGTTGAAGGTTGGGTCAAAGACAATGCGCAATTCCGCAAAATAGATGAACAGGTTGAAGAACAAGGCTGGCGTATCGTGATGTTTACACGCGTGGTCCCGATTTTCCCATTCAATCTCCAAAACTATGCCTATGGGTTAACCAGTATTCGGTTTCCCACTTATGTACTCGTCTCTGCTATCTTCATGTTGCCGGGGACAGCAGTGTTTGTCCAGCTCGGTGGGGCATTTGTGAGGGGTGAGGGCAATATTTGGAAGACGCTCCTCTATCTTGGAATCGCTGGTGTGCTTCTGCTCTTGCTATCTTTGATTCCGAAACTCCTACGAAAATATCAAACGAAATTGTAACGCAGAGAAACCGACGGAATAGTTACGTTAGGGACACTTCCGAATTAACACCGCCACCGCAGCCAATGCCTCTGCCCGGGTTCGGATTTCGCCATCAAATTGACGGTCCTCAATCTCCTTCAGCAGCACTCCAATTTGCGTTCCTTCTTTCAAATGGAACTCCTGAATCAGATCGTCCCCTGTGATGAGTCTCCCCTGCTTACAGATAGGTAGAATGTGTTCATAGTAAGTATCAGCAATCTGTTTTAGAATTGCCGAATCCATCGGATACACTGCCGCTGAATATAGAAGGATACCCCACCAATCGGAGGCATGATTTCTCAGGAAGTGGTTTATCTGTTTCTGTGTCAATTGGGAGATTATGTTTTTAAGTGTCTCGCTTCCCGAGATGAGGCATTCCATAAACTGCTCCGCCTTTCGGCTGAATCGAAGGCGTTTACCGATACCCCCCACATTGTTTCCCAAGAGTAGACTCAATTTGATGAGCGAACGCCTATCGGTTTCTACACTGACTTTCTCTCGAAGATAGCGCTCAATTTCCTCGCGGTAAGTTTGTAGGAACGGAGGCATTGGATTTTCCTCGAAGGTCTCAAGGAAGGTCAAAGTCCGACGTGTCTCTTCGATGCTCGGAACGACCTGTGTGAGGAGTCCTGATACTTCCATTTGTTGTAAATATGGGTGTGCCTTCTTAACGTGAAAAATTTTCATCAGTTCGTCTCGACATCGTTCCGCTGCTACATTAGACAGCATCGACCTATAGGCTGTTACGAGATCGATTGCCTCTTGGGTGAGCTCAAAATCTAACTGTGCTGCAAATCTATAAATCCGTAGAAGCCGCACCGGATCCGCTATCACCACCTGCTCACTCGGAAATCGGAGCATGCCTGTCTCCAAGTCTTTCATACCACCGCATGGGTCAATTACCCGACAGAGGATTTGTTCGCGTGCCATACGTGTAAAAGTTTCTACATTTTCAAGCGCAATTGCCATAGCATTAATTGTCAGGTCCCGGAGACGTAAGTCGTCAGTGAGTGATGCGGCTCGGAACTGTGCGAAATCCATACTGAGCTGCGGAGGTTGTGAAGTGCTGTTCGGCTTAACAATCACGCGGGCTGTGGGCGGATTTTCTTCTAAGGCGATAGCGATTGCTCCGATAGTGGCTGCGAACGCTTTCGCGAACTGGATCGCATTAGAAGCCAACGTAAAATCAATATCTGTCGTCTGCCGTCCGAGCCACAAATCCCGCACGCTCCCCCCGACGAGATAGAGCTCCACACCTCGCTCTTTTGCGAAGGTTATGAGTGCCCGGAGGATCGGGTTATCAAAGAATTCTTGGAAGGGTTGGGTAGTTGTGTTCATTGGTTAACTCGTGCCTTCCGGCGTTGCGCCTTCCGCGAACAAAATAAAATCCCATCCAGATGAAGATGCGTCGCGTACCCGATAAAACTCGCCACATAGAACGGAAAACCGCTGCGGATCGCCCCCATAAGTCCTTCCCACTCTCGCAAGGCAGTGAGTGCGTCTATGAGCGTCCCATTTGTCTCCCACTCTGAATATGCGGCATAAATCGGGATTAACAGAAACACGCTGGGTAGCAAAATCATCGTAACTTTGGCATGTGTCCACCCCCGATGTTTGCTCATAATTGGGAGCATCGCGAATAAGCCCAGCAGTGCCGATTCCAGATACTTTTGAAAAAAAACGATCAAGACTACGTTCAACGTAAAGAGGACAGTATAAAATATTTTTTGACTCTTGCTCTTAATGTCGACATCTGGCCACAATCCGAACAGGACTGCTACAACAAAACAGCCGATAATTTTTACAATATCTCTCACCGGCGGAATCGTTGGATTCCACTCCTGTGGCACAGTATCATAAAGGATTGGAACGGCGAAGGTGATGATAAGTGAGATGGTGAAAAAAGCGCTATAAGCGACTAACCCACCGATCCAGTGTTCGCGGAACATGCTCATGGAAAATAGTATAGCATATTTATCACGGGAATAAAAATTACTTTTACCCTATCCATAGGCGGAGACCGCTTGGATTTAATTTGACTTTCAGCACAGAATATGATACAATTATGTCATAATCTTTGCGAAAGCCTTTAGATTTCCAAATTGGCTTGACGAAAAAAAGGAAAACGGGTATTATGTAACATAGAGGTGGATGGGAGAGAATTGATACCCCGTTGCTTCGGCATCGGTAGGGTCGTAAAACGCAGTCCTTGGAATTCAGGTGAGGTCTTCGTCCTCGATTTATCTATTCCTATCAACTGTGTACTACGACATCACAGAAACCGCGAAGACCTCTATGATTGGGAGTATCGCGTTTTTTTATTTTTTATATTATATGTTGGTATGACAGCAGCCGAGAAAAACTCCATTATCGAGATGTTAGCACCGATGCTTGACACTGATGGTATCGAGCTTGTGGATGTTGAAACACATTCCAAAACGCTGCGCCTCCTCATTTACAAAAGAGATGGGCTTTCGGTGGCGGATTGTCAAATGGTGAACCAGGTCGTCCGTCCGATTTTAGAGGTTCATGAGCATTTAGCAAACTATGCTCAGTTGGAAGTGGCTTCTCCCGGCATAGACCGACCCTTACGAACTGCTAAGGATTTTCAGCGAAATTGTGGGCGGACCGTTCAGATAGAAATCATCGCCCAAAATGATCACACACGTCAGATACAAGGCACTGTTGTAGAGGTACACCCTGAAGAAGTCGTCTTAACGCAGGCTCATGGGAAGGACATCTCCGTTAAAATTTCGCAAATTCTCAATGCCCGTATACACTTGAAATGGTAGAGAACAAGCACCAGAGACACACTACCACTATAAAAAGATGGAAAGGAGCACGCGGACTGCTGATACAGGACGACGCTTGCCAACCTGTATACTAAAAAGAGACCGCGGACATCAATTATTATGTTAGAGAACCTCCAAAACGCTATACGTCAAAATATGGCACAGACCGATTTACCTGAAGAGGTTTACGTTGAAGCATTAGAAGATGCATTACTTCTCGCTGCACAACGCGTTCACGGGGCTGATGCCAACGTTTCTGTTGAGATTAATTTGGAGAAAGATGATATACGCTGCTATGTCCCGAAAAAAGTGGTCAATATTATGCGTGATTTCTCGACAGAGATTCCGATAGAGCAAGCGGTGCAACTTCAAGAGGACATTGAGGTTGGGGAAATGCTGGAGGATGTTGTGGTCACTCCTAATGAGTTTGGGCGGATCCAAGCGCAGTTAGTGAGGCAAATCTTTTTCCAGAAAATCAAGCAGGCGGAGCGAGAAAAGATTTATCAAGAGTTTGCGGAACGCGAAGGCGAAATTGTTACGGGATACGTTCAACGTTTTGAGCGGGGTGGCGTTATTTTGGATCTTGAGCAGACAGAGGCATTTTTACCCCCTCGCGAGACGCCGCGTTCTCACACCTATGAGCGTGGTAAACGCTTACAATGTTTAATTCTATCTGTGAAGAATGAGATGCGGGGTCCTCCGATTATCGTATCTCGGACGCATCGGGACTTGGTATCAATGTTATTTGAGCAGGAGGTCCCTGAAATTTATGAAGGTCAGGTTCAGATTATGGCGGTCGCACGCGATCCTGGGAATCGAGC
Coding sequences within:
- a CDS encoding CPBP family intramembrane metalloprotease, whose product is MYSYLQNLKEKYLRGWEQQATVILLASGLLLTLHRYYSRRSFFRQHFAEYFLNLPLVESHSYYYWFLTTALTLLLAPVLVAQFGTKERLKDYGFQLGHQKLGWGVTGIAWFLMIPVVILAVIVYPPFVAKYPLCKAVASSWQAFFPYQLAYGVYMFSWEFFFRGFMLFGLERKFGNYTLLIQTIPFAVMHYSKPLPEAIGSVIAGVLLGVLALETRSFIYGAVIHWLVAMTMDIVAVSFPRF
- a CDS encoding glycosyltransferase family 9 protein, yielding MFAPHQIHRILIIRLAPLGETVLTTPVIRALRQHFRDAYIAYMVAPTREALVSANPHLNEVLTYQTSVPKLIYQMARRKFQMAVVLQPTFRLVLHTFLARIPFRVGFKTNAGGKTLLNLAVPNNTAQHETERYLDVIRALGIEAGNTQPEVFVDRAGKAWVNNFLEDRKLNDGSPIIGLNPGAATVYRRWHASNFATLADRLHETYDAHIIITTGPREGELADQVADAMSHSPVIVNQATPMQLAALLQRCNLYISNDTGPMHLSTAVKTPTIALFGASNLIQWAPPWDRHAVVARKGCSFMKILSSREWDAYPDRARENLEAITPDTVMAAVEELTW
- a CDS encoding TVP38/TMEM64 family protein; the protein is MKKSIIKILITVGVVATVYLVLRAYGVTDDIRLENVPKIKTWVEGFGRIAPLVYIGLYLVSTVFFLPGAPVTILAGFVFGPLWGIFYASVASIISVSVAFLIARYVARDLVEGWVKDNAQFRKIDEQVEEQGWRIVMFTRVVPIFPFNLQNYAYGLTSIRFPTYVLVSAIFMLPGTAVFVQLGGAFVRGEGNIWKTLLYLGIAGVLLLLLSLIPKLLRKYQTKL
- a CDS encoding CCA tRNA nucleotidyltransferase, which gives rise to MNTTTQPFQEFFDNPILRALITFAKERGVELYLVGGSVRDLWLGRQTTDIDFTLASNAIQFAKAFAATIGAIAIALEENPPTARVIVKPNSTSQPPQLSMDFAQFRAASLTDDLRLRDLTINAMAIALENVETFTRMAREQILCRVIDPCGGMKDLETGMLRFPSEQVVIADPVRLLRIYRFAAQLDFELTQEAIDLVTAYRSMLSNVAAERCRDELMKIFHVKKAHPYLQQMEVSGLLTQVVPSIEETRRTLTFLETFEENPMPPFLQTYREEIERYLREKVSVETDRRSLIKLSLLLGNNVGGIGKRLRFSRKAEQFMECLISGSETLKNIISQLTQKQINHFLRNHASDWWGILLYSAAVYPMDSAILKQIADTYYEHILPICKQGRLITGDDLIQEFHLKEGTQIGVLLKEIEDRQFDGEIRTRAEALAAVAVLIRKCP
- the nusA gene encoding transcription termination/antitermination protein NusA, which encodes MLENLQNAIRQNMAQTDLPEEVYVEALEDALLLAAQRVHGADANVSVEINLEKDDIRCYVPKKVVNIMRDFSTEIPIEQAVQLQEDIEVGEMLEDVVVTPNEFGRIQAQLVRQIFFQKIKQAEREKIYQEFAEREGEIVTGYVQRFERGGVILDLEQTEAFLPPRETPRSHTYERGKRLQCLILSVKNEMRGPPIIVSRTHRDLVSMLFEQEVPEIYEGQVQIMAVARDPGNRAKVAVRATEEGIDAVGTCVGVKGIRVQTIVGELDDEKIDLLEWSEDPSVFIANALGARVGVRRVELNNENQSALVIVPDNQLSLAIGQRGQNARLAAKLTGWKVDIKGESEDTVSINELFKPEGSDETPEQAPDNQEKDNQEEHLDQNLQEQATADVPDSTEDVEIDPDADAFETEAAEHNAEEIEKDTSTASEDDDFDTE